AGGATACGTTTCCCAATAACCAGCAAACTGCCGTATCTCACATTCTCTTCTGTTTAAAGCTCAGTCGGTATTTATCTGCCAAAAATATCTGtggaagatttaaaaaaaaagatggtgtCTTGTACGCACCCTGTTGTTTTGTGTGAGGTGGGGGCCTCATCTCTGTGGAGACGAGTTCAAGTGAAGAGGGGGAAATAATGTTAACAACtcagaaacatctaaaacataaGGGGCACCAACTAGACAGAGCTTTTATTAAGTGGGCCGCACGTCAAAAAGGATGTGAACCACAGGTTGGTCTTTAACAATGTGTTGTATGTTAGCGGTGTATCGTGTGTTTCAGTTaagtaaaatcttaatctgaaaaggGAAGAAGCCCGGAAAGGgtcacagaggaaaatatttccaatggtacaaaaaataaaatcaaaaaatacacatttgtttgtctttcattaaaaaaaaaattcctgcTGGGTTCTGTGGAGCAGAGAGTGAGGAGTGAAAAGTACTGAAATGTAGTAGAATGATGAACCAAAAATCAAAAATCCACTAAGACACCTTCCCAGCCAGGTGTACCAGGATCATCAGGCACAGTACTGAGCCGTTTAGAATGCTATTAAGaaataatagtaaaagaaaaCTGTCAATTAATGAATATTGACCCAAAATATATGTAATGTGGATACAGTACGGAACATATTAGAACATAAAAggtgttttctttaaatattcacttgtgcttttctcatTTAAGAGCCGTAGCTGGTGGTAGGAgatgtttgtttcctgtgtgtgtgtgtgtgtgtgtgtgtgtgtgtgtgtgtgtgtgtgtgtgtgtgtcattgtcattgtcattgtcattgtcattgtcaggCTCTTTGGGTGGATGAATTAATCCAGGTCCTGCGGTGTCACACATACACCACCCTGCTGCCACAAGCACTTCCTGGAGCTACCAGAGTGTATGAATTCgcagcagaaaatagtcccctGCAAATGTCCTATTTCCTCCATTACAGCCCAAAGTTTAGACTTTACCTAGTGGTAATACTAGCAGCTAGAAAGGGCACAATATACGCCATTTGTAACCTCCCACAACCTTTTGTTTGCTCCACACTAAAACTGTCAGAATAATGGGAATTACAGAATAATCACATAAAACCCTGCACAGGGGGCTTTGATTCACGTACTAATGTATTGCTACAGGTTACACATCCTGCAATGCTGGTAATTATACTGGTAATTAACTTACTACAAAGAAACTAAGATACATCAgggagaaatagaaatagagacACAGCTCTGGGCTGGCACAATCTTGCGTCCATCATCTTAATTCCTTAATGGAAATGCTGATGATGTCTCGCTGCTTCTCACCTCGGCGTCCTGTTTTGTTCGTTAAAGACTGTGAGATCACCGAAGGGTTAGACACTTGTGAATGTCATCAGTATAGTTATAGCTGCCTTCTGTCAGATTGAGGAAGGAGCAGAGGCTGTGGTTTTCACACTTCTCTGCAGAAAATGCAGAGGAACTGATGAAAAAGAGTGTGATGCccagtttgttttctctgtgtgtgtgtgtgtgtgtgtgcatgcgcatgTATGAGTACATGGTGGGAAGGACTTAGAGTGTCAGTAGTCAGTGATGAATCAGTGTGAAGATGAAGCTTCTGCTGAGCAGTGTGCTGCTGGCCTCTCTCTGTTCGCCCTCATCTTGGAGTAAGTACAAACTCAACAGCTCAACCTTTCATatcaatctttttattttcaactgACAAATGTgtaaagagaaatgagaaaaaagattATTTCTGTATTGCTGCTGTGGTATTAAACTTGACCTGGTTGTTGACTTGTGAAACTCGTATCAAACAGATTAATTCACTGTCTTAAACTACGTCTACACATCACGTatccttttcttttgttaaGTGCCAAAAAAAACGTACAACTTACTACATTTAGCTTCTGATTGAGCTTCTGTTATTGGGCAACATGTCTGGTTTCATGATGAACTACCAGATCATGTATCACTGTCTCCTCACAGGTCTTTCATCACAAAGGCTTGTTGTGACCCAGAGTCCTGACGTCTCTgtcacagaggggggggcagTAAACATCTCCTGCTGCTGGACAGGGgaatatgagaaaatgagagttAAGTGGCTGAAGAATCAAACAGAGATTAAGAGTCACTCTCAAGAATCCATGGCACAGAAGACCTCTGACTGCTTTAACTTGACCTTTATCAAGATCACATGGGAAGATTCAGGGAGATACACCTGCAGGGTGACACAGGAGATACCAACTTTGTCTGTGGTTAATGGAAGTGGTACAGTCATCACAGTTAGAGccagagaggacacagaggacggAGCAGCAGGAGGTATGTGACAAATCATGCTTGTTCTCTTGACAGTGCCACGTTAAGGGTTCGCCAGTGGGGGGGTTTGATAATGATGTGTATTCAGAATGTGTCTGTTCGAATCAGAAAAGGCTTGTTTTATATATCAACTACTCATgcaagatttttaaaaatcattcttTTTAATCTTGAAGTGGAACTAATTgagaaaagtacattttatgtaaaacaaacaaataagagCAAATGTAAAAAGGTAAAGTTGGTTCTCAGGTTCTCCAGGTGCAGGTTCGAACAGCAGTCCTCTGTCACTGCCTGTGATAATCTCCCTGGCTGTGGCGGCTCCATTGCTCCTCATCACTGTCATCTGTCTCTGCACTCTGCGAAGGAGACAAGGTACAGAGATAAGCAACTACAGTATAATTTACGTGTCAGACACTCAGGCGATGCATCGTGCCAGATTTAATGCTCCATTCACCTAAATGACAAACGCCATATGTTCTTACTTCCTCAGTTTGAGGTGAGGTAAAGAATACAGGGGAACAGAATGTTATTTGTGGTACGCACGGCAttaagaaaatcaaaacaaggGCTAATCCCACAAATGATGTTTCTCAGGATAGTCCACAGAGCATGCTGGCAAAAGTTTTCATAGTGATGTCTGTGAATTATTCAGCAGCTACGACATTATTTCTTGAAAGAGATGATCGCTGTTAATTTGAGATGTTGAGTAATTTATGTAATTAAATGTGattcatttattgtattttttccattttgctctGAATGTCTACATAGCTAAACACCACTAGAACTGTGAGTGagaaaatctgtatttttgttatttgcGAAAACTGAGCCTTACTGCTGTAGACCATACTGTCGTCGCACTTTTTGTTCTAGGACACCAGGTACAAATGATAGTGATGATAGCTCATTACAGAGCGGACTCTCAGTCAAGCCTCATTAGGGAACTAATGCTGAACCTTACAAAGCTTAAAACACTACATTGACTTGTATGTGTCTAAATTGTATCCACTGCCAACGTAAAActattgattagagcagctttaatctCAGCACAGGAGAGCAGAAACAGTCTTTCCATTTAACCCTGGTTAAGAGCGTAGCGGCTGAATTCTGAACATGATGGAAAAGATAGAGAATCGTTTGACAGGAAAGAATGCAGATGCAGAAAAAGCATCAAGCAATAACACCGATAACCATTTCTAGAAAAACATGCTGCTACACACTCATCAGTTTGCATGTAGATGTTTTGATTATATATGACATTCGGCATGAAGGAACCTGGTTTTATTTCGCCCTGTATACATGATTCTGATATTTTCCAGCTCTCTGAGTGTCTAATGTGATATGTTTTTGACTCTTCCATAGTCACCAAACCTTATATAAACATTATATAAATTTTTATCAACtgtctactactactactactgcgTAGCACAAGTTGTGGGAAACAacttgatgtttgatgtttacACAGGCAACACATAGGTCTAACCTTCAATGATGTTGACAGTAAGGCGTATCTTTATACAGGTAGGCTCACGAGGTTTTAACACAAGATATGTATGCTTTCAGTGAGAAATGTATGGGGCCAAGAATTCCACCCTGTGGCACACCATAGATGATGTCTGCTGAGAATGATGTAGAACTGTTTGTTGCAATAGGGTTGGCTCTACGGATGGTTTACATGATGATAAAATATATCAATGGTTTCCAGTCCAAAGGCTTCCTGTACCAGTGGCAAAGGTTAGGTTGATGTTTAAGAAAATGGAAGATAGTGTAGGAGTAGTGTTAGTAGTAGTGTTAGCCTTGTAGTCATAGTaatagcagtagtagcagcCTACTTGAAGCAGAGCgcgggagttgctggtctaatGCGTATGTTCTAATGCTGTTTGCTTGTGCTATTGTGAgagtttaatgttttaaagagttaacgGCAAATTTATAGCAACTAGACAAGGATCTCCTGAGTactgtgatgtaaaatgattgtttttgtcaatggagtctggtgactttatACTGAGGGATGTAACAGCCGTTTCTGGTTTATCGAAatggatcttacaggtctatctctgtagggatcctttccataatgttgtcagatgtAGTTTCATGGGCAGCCCCAAAGGGttatgtctgtatttgtatagtgcttttctagttatttcaactactcaaagcactttacatgacatcctcattcacacatcattcatacaggaggaatgtaatttggaggagactattctttcatactcaaAATAAAGCTGTATTTTCATCACAGTACTTTGTGCAACAATGTTATtaatcatttgtgtgtgtgtgtgtgtgtgtgtgtgtgtgtgtgtgtgtgtatttgtgcgtgtgtgtggccCACAGTTTCGGCACAAGCAGCCAGGGTGATCTATGAGGTTCCGCACACTGACTCTGAAGAGGCAGAAATGGACAAACACAGCACCAGCTCCTCCAGAGGCTCTTCTCAGTGGGTGAGTCTAATGGCATCAAGAGTCGCTCAAGATTCGCGTTTTATGTGGCCTTTATAGAACATGCATGAGCTGAAGTGTGAATGATGGTGGATGATGTGTTGAATGCTGCGGTGGTGTGGTGAAATATGCATGTGTAGAAAGCCCCAAATTACAGATCCTATGTTGGTTACCAGTGTGATTATAACGGTATAATGGTACGCAGCATGTGTGACCTTTCCACTTAGTGTAACAGTGTTCTTAAAGGCTGTACTTTTCagtgttgtattagactgcaggCCAACTGTGATACGCCTGCATCTTTCATATAAGCCTATAAACAGTAGATGTTTAATTTGGGTAAGATTTATTACACAACTGTTGTACTGGATCACATTGTACCATGAAAAGACATTTCTGTACACTCTGGCCACTCAGTTTGAAGTATAATGTCCAAGTTCGAACTTATTACAGCTTCCACTTCCTGCATTTTGAAACATTATTATGAAATCTAACTGACATCCTGTGTCTGACTTATTGCGCCCATGGCTCACGCCTACTGATGATTTTCTGTTGACCTTTAAGCATCAAAAACCTGAATGCTCTTTAATCTTACCCTTATGTGATGCAGGCTGCTACGCTGCTACACTGCACTTCTACATTACAATGTGTGTTTGCAATCAttgtttttatctctctctctttcagtgtcAGGTACCAGTGTACGAGTCCTTTGATTACTTTGAACGTGTGGAGAACAAAGAAAGTGGCTGATGAGCATGTATATAATGTACATTCATTGACCTTTCATTACCTTTACCTCagttatgtaaatgtttttatatttttctataaaCTTTTATCCATCTTTGTTGTCTGAGTTCATTTCAGTGATGACAAAGTGCAAGTTCATTGATAGATGCTTTACTTGTATTGTGAGAAAATTCTTTTGTTTTGGCTTGATCATGCTACCAGGTAGTCAGGTGTATACAGTCGTTCCAACAATGCAGTTTTCACAATGACTCGAGGGCACAATAAACCCACTGAGTGGAAACTGTGCTGCTCAAGGGTCGCTGAATAGGTCAGTGACAGGAAGTGGAAACATCGCCTGTGACGGCTGAAATAGTTTCTGTCCTTGTGTGCGTTTTTATCACGTTTTTGCAAAAGAGACTGAATAACAACCCCTCGCTGTAAATACAATTTGTTTTTATCCTCTTATCACTCAGCTCTCAGTATATGCTCATCTGCGTTTCAGGTTATGTGttcatttcaaaaaaaaaaaaaaaaagtggtgtaGTGCCTCAAATTGTCACGATGGCTCTTCAATGCAACTAATAACAAAACCTTTTGTAACTTGCAGGCTACAGTAAATAGCTTTCAGTGTCTCGACGGCATCCTGCTCGGCCATAACAGTGCTGGCACAGAAACTAATCTGTAGGAACTGTTCACGCAACCCTGAGGTATCACACCCTCCCACTGGCTGCATGCTGAATTTGTGGTGTGTTCAAGCACAAGacgttatatatatatattagaaacACGTTGGAAACAGTATAAAATGGTTATATGCAAAAAAacataatagaatagaatttcTTAATGGGAGCAGGAAAGTCGTTCCCTCCCAACTTTTACTCCCAGAATGGTGTTCCCATGCATTCCCCCTACTTCCACCCCTGGTTAGCATGTACATTAATTAGCATGTACTGTAATTAGTTGGCAACTATCAGCCTTGTAGGATATACTAAGTAGACAGAAAATTAGGTCccatattttttttgaaaagcttctttttaacataaatatgtgtctctATGTGAAAAGACAGTCCTCTCTGTTTTACCTGCTCCGTCTTTCAGtaaacgtgtgtgaaaacatgctgtttagactttgctccctttatgatgtcgTAAGGGGATCTTCTGAACACGTGACCCCCCCTCCAACCtttcagcaggccgactgtaACCAACCCCTGAATCCACCTTACtgtccccctttttttttctccctcactaacaccagctcccgGTGACACAGAGATGTCGAAGGCGAGAGCAAAGAACCTAAACTGTTATGTTCTTCTAAAGCGGAGCGCTCAAACatagctgcagcagccatgtctgctggTAGAAAAGTAATGTGATGTGTCtccatgtaaacctgttccaGTCAGATCTCCGAATACATGTGAGAACTTGAAAAAGACCTATAtggcagaatatgggacctttaaaaccTGTTACCCTGTAGTGGGGTGTTTGACACGTACTATTGTGATCTAAAAATGTCTGATCTGTTCTGATTGACCAgaattataaaaatgtttgcttGGGGTGAAACTAAGGTTTAGATGAAACATTCCCACAGACTGTGCCACTTTGCTAAGTGCAGTCTGTGAATTTAAACGTTTATTGGACTTGTACAAACATTTTAGTCATTCTGGGCAAATAGCAGGCatctgtgggggaaaaaaaagaaaccttttAACAAGCGTCGCACTACTGGATAACAGgtgaaaaacatgcacagtgGATAGTAGTAAAAGCTACACAGTAAGGATGACTTAGTTGTTTCTTCAGCATAATTCATCGATGGTCATAAGGTGAACTTTATGACTAATACGTTGATAAATACTAGACTGACTGGTGCCTATTTATTGGCAAGAAGGCAGTTGAACCGATGAGTCAGTCAGTTTCAAACTAATAAGAAGCATCAAAGGCCACAAAAACACTTCATCGCTTATGGGAGCAAACAAACAGTCAGGCGAGGTTGGAGTGCCCCTTACCTGCAAACCAGCTGCTTACTCACTGGTACGAGGTGTTAACCACCACACAATGTAACTACAGTTTTCTCACACTTTCACACTGTGTCTTTCATTTGCAAACCAGCGCATTGCTTTAGCTATCATGTACATCAAGTAGATCATGACACAATACTATTACTTACAAAAATCAACCATGTTTGGAAAGCAGTTGTGGTTAACACTGCTTTAGTTCCTGGAGCTTATTGAATGTATCCAACTgatttcaatttatttattttatttgtatagcccaatatcacaacagagtgtctcatagtgctttacaaagttcactgaaataaacaagtgtaagcgaacaaacaatctaataaagagtccagcagtcgatgaggcaGTAATATATCAAAGATACAGAATATGAATTTTTATTGTTGATCTTTTGCAGTCAGCGTGCTGCAGCTGGCTTTCAGCACTGGTTGCAGGAAACCAGACCAGGTCGGAgaaccacaaaaaacaaacaaatgcatgtACGCACTCTCATGTACTTCTATGCAGTGAACCTTCCTCTTGTGGCTTGTGTCCACCCTTATGCAGCAGCACGGACAACCACCAACCCCAACAGGTGCAGTGGGTTTCAGTAGCATCCAGCGATGATACTCAAAGTAACAATAAGTTAATTGTGATTTACTTTGTGTCAGATCGAACGAATCGGTTCGGATCGGTTAGCTGCCTTTGTGCTTTAGTTCATGAAAACACCACCCATTAACTCAATAGAGAAATGACTATAACTCTATGGTTTATGAGCGTTTATGTACACAGGGAGTTGTAGGGCTGAGGTAGTGTTGACACAGTTGGAGCCACCACCTTTATCAAACACTGAAGCCTGTattctttgaccttttgagCACTGTGTGTCTCGTCATTTGTCCCAAGCCTTTTTTCAAAACGTATAAAAAGAATCCCCTTTTCCGATCCTGACTCACCTTCCTCACTGTCGACCGGTATTAGTCTTCCATTCTGTCCTTCACTGCATCAAACGCCACTTTAGCAGCAACCATGACCCAGCTAGAGACAGCCATGGCCATCCTGATCAAGACCTTTGATACATATGCTGCTGGCGAAGGCAAGAAGGACACCCTGACCAAAGCGGAGGCCAAGGCTTTGCTGGAGAAGGAGCTGCCTGGACTGCTGAAGGTACCGTGCGGCCCTGGGGAGGGATAACTGTGCTGAGCGGGGCGGTGGCAGCACTGAGGCCTCCTTAATGCTCATACTAATATTTGTCCACTATTCCTgtaatatatacatacaaaagAGGCCACCAACATCATAACACCCATTTTCTGGACTTAGCTGATGCTAAAACAGGCATTTCAATTTTATGTCTGACTTTTGTTGTCTTTATGGCCCAGAAATATTTGTGGTTAACCAACCACAACTTTCAAACTGGTGATATTTAGTAGCTGTGcattttggatgttttgttAAGGtgagttttgcatttttgagcaAGTCCCTCCTGTCATTGTGCACTGCCTCTACATTACGTTTGCCTTGAGTGTAAAACATACATGCTGGATAGTAAAAGTCTGCTGAATATGGCTGGAAAAAGGCTGATCAGCGTCCCCAGAGGCATACCGTAGTATGATGTAGTACTCTAACAGTATCTGACAACgttaaagctgctctgttggTCCGTGCAGATGACGAAGAACCAAGATGAGGTGGACAAGCTGCTAAAGGGGCTGGATTTTAACGGAGACTCTGAGGTCGACTTCAGCGAGTTCGTGGTGCTGGTGGCTGCTCTCACCTGCGCCTGCCACAACCGCTGCCCCAAGAAGTGAGCTGGCCGGCTGCACCCTAGGGTGGGGCCAGATGGCTccaacaatgaaatgaaatcccTGTAGTGACTGTTTTCTTTAACGACTGAATAAAAGGATTTATTTACCTGTATGTGGCTCGTGCACGTGTATTGAAATCCCAACCAGGGACGGTGGAGTGAACAGAACAGACGGCTCAGGCCAGTGTGTGAAATGGAAAGAAGATGGTCAGGAAAATAGAatataattacaaaaaatacaagTTGTCCTTCAAGTTGTGAAGTTGAAGAATTTTCTATATTGCTTGCTCTTCTTTAGTTCCTTAAAATGTAGAGAAAGAAATTGGATTTTCCCCGTGTGTGACATACatacaacacaaaaacatgataaaaaagATACAGAGCAGCAACAAAACACTGAGGAGTGAAAAACGTTTCCAATATAACTCGCTTATGTaatttaaagaatataaaaataccAAAAGATCAGTAGATTTGTCTCAAAAGATACAAACGTATTACAAACTGCACTGTaatttgagtgtgtgtacagaTTTATGTGCTGAGATAGAGCACCAGACTTCCTGTCTAACGAGGACAAGGCATGTACGCATGCATGTGAAACTACAAGTTCTCAGTGTGCTCCGTCTTCTGAgaattctttattttcatctgtcAGATGAGAAAATAGTTCCGGTTTGATGAAACCATTCCAAgcttaaaaccaaaacatgcaTAGATAAATTCCGGACGCTCGCAGCAGGAGAGCATGCTCACCAGATCTCAAGCGAGCGGTCAGAGCGGTGGCTTCGTATGTGATGCAACAGCCACATCCTGCAACTGAATTAGTGGTCACACTAAGGGCCATTTCTGATTTGAGTGGGTGCTTAAAAGTCAGCGGAAAAACAAGTGCAGGGTGCACATGGAGATGACAACAAATTCAAGCAGAGGAGAAACTGTTGGATTACACAACAGCTCTGCAATGCAAACTGATATTTGACACTTTGGCTTCCATTGGTGTGGCAGGACAGGAACAACAGAAGGGCTTGGAGATCCAAAGACTCTGGAGGGGAAACTTTTAGAACCAGCTATTTTGTTAATCCTCTGATCGAAGGCATCAAGCTGCTTCTTAATCCACCTCTGTGACACTTTCTGTCTTTAGATCAGGTCAACCCCCTTTTAGCCCACCAGGGAGCACTGGCCGAGTGACACACTTTCCCCAGCCGGGACGGTTGTGTAATTACAGAATGCCTGTGTTGCCCTCTAGCGGCCGACATGCTCACATTTCATTAACCGTGCATTGAAGCATTGAAGCAGAACAGGCGCTTGTGCATCACTATCAGCAGCACCATCACAAGTCGCCCCTGCCATCATGGATGAGCCGTCGTGTCTGCATTCACAATCTCCCTTTTCTGTGTGACTGCAGTTGATTCGGCCGCGCACGCCGAGTCCAAGGCCTCACAGTGCTGTTTGTGAAATGTGGCGGGCCTGTAATCGGCTTGCAAGGTCATTAAGCTCAGACTCtcccctctccacttcctctctctctctctctctcactcactctctctctctccctctctctgtccgaGGCATTATGAAGGCTTATGGGGATTAGGTGTCCGTGGTGGAGGAGGATGTAGCTCTGGAGTCAGGAGATACAGGTGGGAAGTGTGGCGGGGTGAGGAGTTTACTGCAGTTTGCAGTGCATGTGTTACAGTATATCCTTATATGTGTGATCTTGTGGTATACACTATAATCAACTGCTATTCTACTACGTCTTTATAAGCAAGTTCTACCCTCAGATGTGGGCCATGAGATATGGTCAAAAGCTCTGGGAATTACTAAGTAAATGGACCCCAGTACAAGAAACGAGTCTAAAATGATTCCCCATGCTCATGCGAAAGTCTTCCCATAGGCACCAATCTCAAACCATGTCTTCATGCAAGATATTTGTGGTCAGAGGAGTTTTACACCgaacactcacacatactctGCTGAGTTTGGCCCACGTGAGGAGGTAGAGCACTTATGAATACCTCATTCTGTTTTAAAGCCACACATCTTGGGTCATATGAGCTGCCAGGTTGTCCAGCTCATCTCGTGGCCTGACTTACAGCCGCAGAAACATGATCAATACACTGCAGCTCTTTGTCCATGAACTTAAACCGAGTGTGTTTTCTTGTCCCCGTAGGCATCATGGGGCGTCACTGGTTTTTACTGAGGGGCTAAAGTACGTCTGCTAGCACTGAGAGGCTACTTGACACATGACTGTCTGACTCGTGGGTTGTTTGAATATTGATTATGTCATCTTTCAACTTgtgatttgtcctttaactctcacataaaacaaatttcCAGGACTGcttttttccatctacgtaatattactaaaatcaggcccatcttgtctggcaccatgaatcactgctgcggagTGTCAGCCACTGtcactttttactaatattacTAATATTAACTTTTTCACAGTTAACATATTGCTAATTActagtcatattcctattgtcagtataGTTGCA
The sequence above is a segment of the Pempheris klunzingeri isolate RE-2024b chromosome 23, fPemKlu1.hap1, whole genome shotgun sequence genome. Coding sequences within it:
- the LOC139222938 gene encoding uncharacterized protein encodes the protein MKLLLSSVLLASLCSPSSWSLSSQRLVVTQSPDVSVTEGGAVNISCCWTGEYEKMRVKWLKNQTEIKSHSQESMAQKTSDCFNLTFIKITWEDSGRYTCRVTQEIPTLSVVNGSGTVITVRAREDTEDGAAGGSPGAGSNSSPLSLPVIISLAVAAPLLLITVICLCTLRRRQVSAQAARVIYEVPHTDSEEAEMDKHSTSSSRGSSQWCQVPVYESFDYFERVENKESG
- the LOC139222863 gene encoding protein S100-P-like translates to MTQLETAMAILIKTFDTYAAGEGKKDTLTKAEAKALLEKELPGLLKMTKNQDEVDKLLKGLDFNGDSEVDFSEFVVLVAALTCACHNRCPKK